The following proteins come from a genomic window of Paenibacillus spongiae:
- a CDS encoding glycerate kinase — protein sequence MKIVIAPDSFKGSLSAVGVGSAIERGIKRAVPGSAIKVIPMADGGEGTVDCLVHATSGRIMQVPVSNPLGRVIEAGFGMLGDGTTCVIEMAMASGLYLIEAHERNPLHTTTYGVGQLIEAALDQGCRSFIIGVGGSATNDGGAGMLQALGVELLDGHGESVGFGGGELQRITAIRTDKLDPRIAECDIVIACDVDNPYVGPKGASAIFGPQKGATPLMVEVLDQGLRHFADLIESTLGIAIHDVPGTGAAGGLSGAIMAFLNGRLESGVSVVARVMELESAVSDADLVITGEGQVDYQTARGKTPYGVAQVAKKHHVPVVVLAGSIGEGIDSLYEHGISAVVSIVNRPMTLDAAMAKAESLLEEAAEQLIRIYQLK from the coding sequence ATGAAAATTGTTATTGCACCGGATTCATTCAAAGGAAGCCTGTCGGCGGTCGGCGTAGGGAGCGCGATTGAAAGAGGGATCAAACGCGCGGTACCGGGCAGCGCGATTAAGGTTATCCCGATGGCCGATGGCGGGGAAGGAACGGTGGATTGCTTGGTACATGCGACTAGCGGCCGGATTATGCAGGTGCCGGTCAGCAATCCGCTGGGACGCGTAATTGAAGCCGGGTTCGGCATGCTGGGGGACGGGACGACCTGCGTGATCGAAATGGCGATGGCCTCCGGGTTATACCTGATTGAGGCGCATGAACGGAATCCGCTGCACACAACGACTTACGGCGTGGGTCAGCTTATCGAGGCGGCGCTGGATCAAGGCTGCCGGTCCTTCATCATCGGCGTGGGAGGCAGCGCAACGAACGACGGAGGAGCCGGCATGCTGCAGGCATTGGGCGTCGAGCTGCTCGATGGGCACGGCGAATCAGTCGGATTCGGCGGAGGCGAATTGCAGCGGATAACGGCAATTCGAACCGATAAGCTCGACCCTCGCATTGCGGAATGCGATATTGTGATCGCTTGCGATGTGGATAATCCCTACGTGGGGCCGAAGGGAGCTTCCGCTATATTCGGGCCGCAGAAGGGGGCCACGCCTCTGATGGTCGAGGTGCTCGACCAAGGCTTGCGTCACTTTGCCGATCTTATCGAGAGCACGCTCGGCATAGCGATCCACGATGTGCCCGGAACAGGGGCGGCGGGCGGTCTATCCGGGGCGATCATGGCCTTCTTGAACGGAAGGCTGGAATCCGGCGTATCCGTCGTTGCCCGGGTCATGGAGCTGGAATCCGCCGTTTCGGATGCCGATCTTGTCATTACCGGCGAAGGACAGGTGGATTATCAGACGGCCCGCGGCAAGACGCCATACGGTGTCGCGCAGGTCGCGAAGAAGCATCATGTGCCCGTTGTCGTTCTGGCAGGCTCCATCGGGGAAGGGATCGATAGCCTGTACGAGCATGGAATCTCTGCAGTGGTCAGTATCGTGAACCGGCCCATGACGCTTGATGCGGCGATGGCCAAAGCGGAGAGCTTATTGGAAGAGGCCGCGGAGCAATTGATCCGCATATACCAGCTTAAATAG
- a CDS encoding TRM11 family SAM-dependent methyltransferase, translating into MEYQHDQLPSYIYTYASPDEELSLCQLEMRTFFGTDAPPNLFQSPVGIDPSRSPFIRERIEVFYEGDSVAEIVEQVAQIDTQEMTFKVIFVKTNDLEPSAKIEFEEQRVIERELGWQINGEADVRNPDYVFGIVTMGGRWYFGNYRKSKTVWLQHQKKPRSYSIALPTRIARAAANIAVPDPEGIRAIDPCCGIGTVLVEALSMGIDIVGRDINPFICRGARENIAHFGYHCPVTLGSIADVTLKYDAAIIDMPYNHVSTISSEEQFDILRHARRIAGRVIVITIDPMDEMLIRAGFRIADRAVARKGSFLRHIIVCV; encoded by the coding sequence GTGGAATACCAGCATGATCAGCTTCCTTCTTATATATACACCTACGCAAGCCCCGACGAAGAGCTCTCCTTATGTCAATTGGAGATGCGCACGTTCTTCGGAACCGACGCTCCGCCCAATCTGTTTCAAAGTCCGGTCGGGATTGATCCGAGCCGCAGTCCGTTTATTCGGGAACGCATCGAAGTATTTTATGAAGGGGATAGTGTGGCCGAGATCGTCGAACAGGTCGCGCAGATCGATACACAGGAGATGACGTTCAAGGTGATTTTCGTGAAGACGAATGATCTGGAGCCGTCAGCTAAAATCGAATTCGAGGAACAGCGCGTTATCGAGCGCGAGCTGGGCTGGCAAATTAACGGGGAGGCCGACGTCCGCAACCCGGACTATGTATTCGGCATTGTGACCATGGGCGGGAGATGGTACTTCGGCAATTACCGCAAAAGCAAGACGGTCTGGCTTCAGCATCAGAAGAAGCCGCGCAGCTATTCCATAGCGCTTCCGACGCGTATAGCCAGAGCCGCTGCCAATATCGCCGTTCCCGATCCGGAGGGCATCCGGGCCATCGATCCCTGCTGCGGCATCGGGACGGTGCTGGTGGAGGCCCTCTCCATGGGGATTGACATCGTCGGCCGCGATATCAACCCCTTTATTTGCCGGGGGGCGCGCGAGAATATCGCCCACTTCGGATATCATTGCCCGGTCACGTTGGGATCGATAGCCGATGTCACTTTGAAGTACGATGCAGCCATTATTGATATGCCCTATAATCATGTATCTACCATTTCATCGGAGGAGCAGTTCGACATTCTTCGGCACGCACGCCGAATCGCAGGCAGAGTGATCGTGATTACGATTGATCCGATGGATGAGATGCTGATACGGGCAGGGTTTCGAATTGCCGACCGCGCGGTCGCAAGAAAGGGATCTTTCTTGCGTCATATTATCGTTTGCGTCTGA
- a CDS encoding DHA2 family efflux MFS transporter permease subunit, giving the protein MISLLISGFIGMFSETALNIAISDLMQVMQITAPTAQWLTTGYLLTLGILVPVSGMLLQWFTTRQLFIASLAFSITGTLVAAMAPTFEVLLVSRVFQAAGTGLLLPLMFNTILIIFPPHKRGAAMGVIGLVIMFAPAVGPTVSGLLIEHLSWHWIFWLSLPFLVVALLFGILFMQNVSTLTKPKIDMLSILLSTIGFGGIVFGFSKAGEGTEGWGSPVVIAAIAIGLLSLLLFSLRQLSMKQPMMDLRVFKFPMFIIGLIMIFFCMMIILSSMLILPLYMQKGMGLSAFTAGLLLLPGGILNGFMSPLMGSLFDKYGPKWLVIPGLVLAAAALWFMSGITAASTLALIVVLHSCLMVGISMIWMPAQTNGLNQLPPELYPDGTAVMNTLQQVAGAIGTAVAVSILSSGMNDYLKSSANPLDPSEVTEAMTIGSQHAFLFGMIVALAGLAAAFFIRRVQVSKSSGRAPMH; this is encoded by the coding sequence ATGATCTCCCTTCTGATCAGCGGGTTTATCGGCATGTTCAGTGAAACCGCATTGAATATTGCCATTAGCGATCTGATGCAGGTCATGCAAATTACAGCGCCAACCGCGCAATGGCTGACCACAGGCTATTTGCTGACACTCGGCATTCTTGTCCCGGTATCGGGTATGCTGCTGCAGTGGTTTACGACAAGACAGCTGTTTATTGCGTCGCTGGCCTTCTCGATCACAGGCACATTAGTTGCCGCCATGGCACCCACCTTCGAGGTGCTGCTCGTATCGCGCGTATTCCAGGCAGCCGGCACGGGTCTGCTGCTGCCGCTCATGTTCAATACGATTCTGATTATCTTTCCGCCTCATAAGAGAGGGGCGGCGATGGGGGTTATCGGTCTTGTCATTATGTTCGCCCCTGCAGTCGGTCCGACAGTCTCGGGTCTGCTGATCGAGCACTTGAGCTGGCACTGGATCTTCTGGCTGTCGCTGCCGTTCCTGGTGGTAGCGCTGCTGTTCGGGATTCTGTTCATGCAGAACGTCTCTACGCTGACCAAGCCGAAGATCGACATGCTGTCGATTCTGCTGTCCACGATTGGATTCGGCGGAATCGTATTCGGATTCAGCAAGGCAGGCGAAGGAACGGAAGGATGGGGCAGCCCTGTCGTTATAGCCGCCATCGCCATCGGTCTTCTCTCGCTGCTCCTGTTCTCCCTGCGTCAGCTGTCGATGAAGCAGCCGATGATGGACCTGCGCGTATTCAAATTCCCGATGTTCATCATCGGTCTGATCATGATCTTCTTCTGCATGATGATCATTCTGTCCTCGATGCTGATCCTTCCGCTGTATATGCAGAAGGGGATGGGCTTGTCCGCCTTCACGGCAGGACTGCTGCTGCTTCCCGGGGGAATACTCAACGGGTTCATGTCCCCGCTCATGGGTTCCCTGTTCGACAAGTATGGTCCAAAATGGCTCGTCATTCCCGGTCTGGTGCTGGCGGCCGCCGCGCTCTGGTTCATGTCCGGCATTACAGCCGCTTCAACGCTGGCGCTGATCGTGGTCCTGCACTCCTGCCTCATGGTGGGCATATCGATGATTTGGATGCCGGCGCAAACGAATGGGCTCAACCAGCTTCCGCCGGAACTGTATCCGGACGGAACGGCCGTGATGAATACTCTTCAGCAGGTAGCGGGAGCCATCGGAACTGCGGTTGCGGTCAGTATATTGTCGAGCGGAATGAACGACTACTTGAAGAGCTCCGCCAATCCCCTCGATCCGAGCGAGGTGACGGAAGCAATGACGATCGGCTCGCAGCATGCGTTTCTGTTCGGGATGATCGTAGCGCTGGCCGGACTTGCGGCCGCCTTCTTCATCAGGCGCGTACAGGTAAGCAAGTCCTCCGGACGCGCGCCGATGCACTGA
- the cstA gene encoding carbon starvation protein CstA, protein MNAVSIVIGSICILMIAYRIYGTFMAAKVLKLDDSKPTPAHELNDGKDYVPTNKWVTFGHHFAAIAAAGPLVGPILAAQFGYLPGLLWLLIGAVIGGAVHDAVVLFASMRKNGQSLSEVAKDELGPVAGFCTGLAMLFIITITMAGLSMVVLHALENNPWGTFAVGITIPIAMGVGLLYKKTGNLKVASTIGFILLMVGVFIGPSIQDTVIGEWLSFDSHTLAIILPIYAFFAAALPVWLLLAPRDYLSSFMKIGVFIALIIGVFIINPAIPFPAVTEFIHGGGPILPGPVWPFISITIACGAISGFHAFVGSGTTPKMINRWSDIKAVGFGAMLVECLVGIMALIAATALQPADYFAINSTPEVFKTLGMNVVNLPQLSEEIGLNLEGRTGGAVTLAVGMTYIFTKIPWFSNLAPYFFQFVIMFEAVFILTAIDAGTRVSRYLIQDFFGEVYKPLKRVDWVPGTIFASALACFLWGYLLFSGDIGSVWALFGVSNQLMASIGLIIGATVILKMADKRRYMLTCLIPLAYLFVTVNYAGYWMVKNVYLNTEASGYSVLNGVLSIIMLVLGVIIMVAAIKKWIELFKSPRAKLEAASS, encoded by the coding sequence ATGAATGCGGTTTCAATTGTCATTGGATCGATTTGTATTCTTATGATTGCATACCGGATTTACGGTACATTCATGGCAGCTAAAGTATTGAAGCTCGATGACTCCAAGCCGACGCCTGCTCACGAGCTGAATGACGGCAAGGATTATGTTCCAACGAATAAATGGGTCACCTTCGGCCATCACTTTGCGGCGATTGCCGCAGCAGGCCCGCTCGTCGGTCCGATTCTGGCAGCGCAGTTCGGCTATTTGCCGGGCTTGCTCTGGCTGTTGATCGGCGCCGTTATCGGCGGCGCCGTGCACGATGCCGTCGTCTTGTTCGCATCGATGCGCAAGAACGGTCAGTCGTTGTCCGAGGTTGCCAAGGATGAGCTTGGACCGGTTGCGGGCTTCTGTACCGGACTCGCGATGCTGTTCATCATTACGATTACGATGGCCGGCCTGTCGATGGTTGTCCTGCATGCGCTGGAGAACAATCCGTGGGGAACGTTCGCCGTCGGCATTACGATCCCGATCGCGATGGGCGTTGGCCTGCTATATAAGAAGACCGGCAACTTGAAGGTAGCCTCTACGATCGGCTTCATTCTTCTCATGGTCGGCGTATTCATAGGCCCTTCCATTCAGGATACGGTCATTGGCGAGTGGTTGTCGTTCGATTCCCATACGCTGGCGATTATACTGCCTATCTACGCATTCTTCGCGGCAGCGCTGCCTGTCTGGCTTCTGCTTGCGCCGCGCGACTATCTAAGCAGCTTCATGAAAATCGGCGTATTCATTGCCCTTATTATCGGCGTGTTCATTATTAATCCGGCCATTCCATTCCCGGCCGTAACTGAGTTTATCCACGGCGGCGGCCCGATTCTGCCGGGTCCTGTATGGCCGTTCATCTCCATTACGATCGCCTGCGGAGCCATATCCGGATTCCACGCCTTCGTCGGATCCGGTACGACGCCGAAGATGATCAACCGCTGGAGCGATATTAAAGCGGTCGGCTTCGGCGCCATGCTGGTCGAATGCCTGGTCGGGATTATGGCGCTTATCGCGGCTACTGCTCTGCAGCCTGCGGATTATTTTGCCATCAACTCGACGCCTGAGGTATTCAAAACATTAGGCATGAACGTGGTTAACCTGCCGCAGCTTAGCGAGGAAATCGGTCTGAATCTGGAAGGAAGAACAGGCGGCGCGGTAACGTTGGCTGTCGGAATGACCTATATTTTCACCAAAATTCCGTGGTTCAGCAATCTGGCGCCATACTTCTTCCAGTTCGTCATTATGTTCGAGGCGGTATTCATTCTGACGGCAATCGACGCGGGAACGCGGGTTTCCCGTTATCTCATCCAAGACTTCTTCGGCGAAGTGTACAAGCCGTTGAAGCGCGTCGATTGGGTGCCAGGCACGATCTTCGCCAGCGCGCTGGCGTGCTTCCTGTGGGGCTACCTGCTGTTCTCGGGCGATATCGGCTCGGTATGGGCGCTGTTCGGCGTCTCCAACCAACTGATGGCTTCCATCGGTCTCATCATCGGAGCTACCGTCATTCTCAAGATGGCCGATAAACGCCGGTATATGCTCACGTGCCTTATTCCGCTTGCCTATCTGTTCGTGACGGTCAACTATGCGGGCTACTGGATGGTCAAGAACGTCTATCTCAATACGGAGGCATCCGGATACAGCGTGCTGAACGGCGTGTTATCGATCATAATGCTTGTGCTGGGCGTGATTATCATGGTTGCGGCGATTAAAAAGTGGATCGAGCTCTTCAAATCCCCGCGTGCCAAGCTGGAGGCGGCGTCCTCCTAG
- a CDS encoding LytR/AlgR family response regulator transcription factor, whose amino-acid sequence MLKAYIVDDELLARDELTYILRRTKRIEVIGEAESIEQAMSQIHELEPDVVFLDIQLAEDSGLELARQLLETVHPPEIVFATAYDEYALKAFELNAIDYILKPFDENRIQHTVEKIIKLHEARDSHRAAHPKSASVERPEKLAITVEDRILLVQVSKILYISSEEGKTVIVADDHQQYKVNEPLVTFEQKLQHTSIVRVHRAFLVNVDSIVEIQPWFHSTYTLIMKDGSKVPVSRTYMKELKQLIGL is encoded by the coding sequence ATGTTGAAGGCGTATATCGTGGATGACGAGCTGCTGGCCAGAGACGAATTGACGTATATTCTGCGCCGCACGAAACGGATAGAGGTCATAGGGGAAGCCGAAAGCATCGAGCAGGCTATGTCGCAAATTCATGAGCTGGAGCCCGATGTGGTGTTCCTGGACATCCAGCTTGCGGAGGACAGCGGGCTGGAGTTGGCCAGGCAGCTCTTGGAGACGGTCCATCCGCCGGAGATTGTCTTCGCGACGGCTTACGATGAATATGCGCTCAAGGCATTCGAGCTGAATGCAATCGATTATATTCTGAAGCCATTCGACGAGAACCGCATCCAGCACACGGTGGAGAAAATCATCAAGCTGCACGAGGCCCGCGACAGCCATCGGGCGGCACATCCGAAATCGGCTTCAGTGGAAAGACCCGAGAAATTGGCGATTACCGTCGAGGACCGGATTCTGCTCGTACAGGTGAGTAAAATTTTGTATATCAGCTCCGAGGAAGGGAAGACTGTAATCGTTGCGGACGATCATCAGCAGTATAAAGTGAACGAACCGCTCGTCACGTTCGAGCAGAAGCTGCAGCATACTTCGATTGTTCGCGTCCATCGCGCATTTCTCGTTAATGTGGACAGTATCGTCGAGATTCAGCCCTGGTTCCATTCCACCTATACGTTGATCATGAAGGACGGCTCCAAGGTGCCGGTCAGCCGGACCTATATGAAGGAGCTCAAGCAGCTTATCGGACTTTAA
- a CDS encoding sensor histidine kinase, giving the protein MINLLPLMLERVGVLLIVVFLLSRMRSFRQIIHNEHGMKEKLLLVVVFGAFGIISNYTGIQVYDGHILSQVWQTEVDDGSAIANTRVLGVVLGGLLGGPLVGTGVGLVAGIHRLSLGGYTAVACGFSTIFAGIATGYIGSYLRRHGKNTPWRAVAIGIIMECIQMGIILLVARPFDAAFELVRIIGIPMIVINGFGTLLFMLIVQSIVQEEERTRALQTHKALRIADQTLPFFRQGLNPDSCREVAAIILRGTHADAISITDQHQVLAHIGAGSDHHIPMQSLSTQLTKNVLEQGRILKAKSREEIQCFHPNCTLQAAVVLPLKVHRKTVGTLKLYFTHASHMNQVEQELAEGLGNLFSTQLELAEAELQSRLLKDAEIKALQAQVHPHFLFNAFNTISALCRTNPEQARKLLLQLSVFFRSNLQGARQMLIPLHKELEHLEAYLSLEKARFPGKYNVELHIEPSLEEVLIPPFTLQPLVENAVRHAFPKSAANRQGQIAVRAYEDDGRMVLITEDNGQGISSGLLPSLGKQAVSSREGTGTALYNICKRIEEIYGGEAVFQIESGEKAGTKVVIILPLKHMWGDQHVEGVYRG; this is encoded by the coding sequence ATGATCAACTTGTTGCCTTTGATGCTGGAGCGGGTCGGCGTTCTCTTGATCGTGGTGTTCTTGCTCTCCAGGATGAGAAGCTTCCGGCAGATCATTCATAACGAGCATGGAATGAAGGAGAAGCTGCTGCTGGTCGTCGTTTTCGGCGCCTTCGGGATTATCAGCAACTACACCGGGATCCAAGTATACGACGGTCATATCTTGTCACAGGTGTGGCAGACCGAAGTCGACGATGGCAGCGCGATCGCGAATACGAGGGTGCTCGGCGTGGTTCTTGGCGGCTTGCTCGGCGGCCCGCTTGTTGGAACCGGCGTCGGTCTGGTCGCGGGTATCCACCGGCTGTCGCTGGGCGGGTACACTGCCGTTGCATGCGGCTTCTCCACCATATTCGCAGGTATTGCAACCGGCTACATCGGAAGTTATTTGCGCAGACACGGGAAGAACACGCCCTGGCGTGCGGTCGCAATCGGCATTATTATGGAGTGTATCCAAATGGGGATCATCCTTCTGGTGGCCAGACCATTCGATGCGGCATTCGAGCTTGTCCGGATCATTGGCATTCCAATGATCGTCATTAACGGCTTCGGTACGCTCTTATTCATGCTGATCGTGCAATCCATTGTGCAGGAGGAGGAGCGGACGCGCGCGCTGCAGACGCACAAAGCGCTGCGGATCGCGGATCAGACGCTCCCTTTCTTCCGCCAAGGGCTGAACCCGGACTCGTGCCGGGAGGTGGCGGCCATCATTCTAAGAGGGACGCATGCCGATGCCATCTCGATTACCGACCAGCATCAGGTTCTGGCGCATATTGGAGCAGGCTCCGACCATCATATTCCGATGCAGAGCCTCTCCACGCAGTTAACGAAGAATGTATTGGAGCAAGGGCGTATTCTGAAGGCCAAATCCCGGGAAGAGATTCAATGCTTCCATCCGAACTGCACCTTGCAGGCAGCCGTCGTGCTTCCGCTCAAGGTTCACCGCAAGACGGTAGGGACGCTGAAGCTTTATTTTACGCACGCCAGCCATATGAACCAGGTTGAGCAGGAGCTTGCCGAAGGTCTGGGCAATCTATTCTCGACACAGCTGGAGCTGGCGGAAGCCGAGCTGCAGAGCAGGCTTCTGAAGGACGCTGAGATTAAGGCGCTCCAAGCCCAGGTCCATCCGCACTTTCTGTTCAATGCGTTCAATACGATATCGGCTCTGTGCCGCACGAATCCGGAGCAAGCGAGGAAGCTGCTGCTCCAGCTGAGCGTGTTTTTCCGCAGTAATCTGCAGGGAGCGCGTCAGATGCTCATCCCGCTCCATAAGGAATTGGAGCATCTGGAGGCTTATTTATCGCTGGAGAAAGCCCGTTTCCCGGGCAAATACAACGTCGAGCTTCATATCGAGCCTTCGCTGGAGGAGGTATTGATTCCGCCGTTCACGCTCCAGCCGCTGGTCGAGAACGCGGTAAGGCACGCTTTCCCGAAATCGGCTGCCAACCGCCAGGGACAGATTGCGGTCCGCGCTTATGAAGATGACGGCCGCATGGTACTCATTACCGAGGATAACGGCCAAGGGATTTCTTCCGGGCTGCTCCCGTCCCTGGGTAAACAAGCGGTTTCGTCAAGAGAAGGAACAGGTACCGCACTTTATAATATTTGCAAGCGAATCGAAGAAATCTATGGCGGAGAGGCCGTCTTCCAGATCGAGAGCGGAGAGAAGGCCGGCACCAAAGTAGTGATTATATTGCCGCTTAAGCATATGTGGGGGGATCAGCATGTTGAAGGCGTATATCGTGGATGA
- a CDS encoding DUF6509 family protein: MLTVKKYNVEAVVDPYGILSGQRYEFQLDLDIPEEDELYSENGVYLKVIFMVDGEQSRILSYHFYEITTNQYLDFDMEPEEEEALTAYCREHLPE; the protein is encoded by the coding sequence TTGCTGACAGTCAAGAAATACAACGTTGAAGCTGTGGTCGATCCCTATGGCATTTTATCGGGTCAGAGATATGAATTCCAGCTGGATCTGGATATTCCGGAAGAGGATGAGCTATATTCCGAGAATGGCGTGTATTTGAAGGTCATCTTCATGGTGGATGGGGAGCAGTCGCGTATTCTATCCTACCATTTCTATGAGATCACGACCAATCAATACCTCGACTTCGATATGGAGCCGGAAGAGGAAGAAGCCTTGACCGCCTATTGCAGGGAGCATTTGCCGGAGTAA
- the yedE gene encoding selenium metabolism membrane protein YedE/FdhT → MKLLWNKVFNQYWSPYVAIGIAGILSAVYFGITNTVWAVTGEFTRLGGHILQLFGVDISDWAYFKLIHMDGTTFSRTDGWIVWGMFIGALITILLANNFKIRVPKQKRRLVQGFAGGIIAGFGARLALGCNLAAFFTGVPQFSFHAWIFIVATAVGTYIGVKVVSAKWWKGKPVLRKGNTAPPAKERRKIQPYIGAALALSYAALILYFFLSGKTMLGVAALFGAAFGILIERGQICFTSAFRDLFISGRALMTKAITMGMAVSSVVTLIIIVAYGLDPITKIAAPSTFVGGVLFGIGIVMAAGCETGMMYRLMEGQVVFLPVFIGNIIGATALAYAWDHMGVYNLLVKSGSPVNLIEVMGPAGALIVTLVLLGAGFAIAVFWQRKYRFGVGFKKGDVKHVG, encoded by the coding sequence ATGAAACTGCTGTGGAATAAAGTGTTCAACCAATATTGGAGCCCTTATGTCGCGATTGGGATCGCGGGCATTCTAAGTGCGGTCTACTTTGGAATTACCAATACCGTGTGGGCGGTAACAGGTGAATTCACCCGTCTCGGCGGACATATATTGCAGCTCTTCGGAGTCGATATTTCCGATTGGGCTTATTTTAAATTAATCCATATGGACGGAACGACGTTCAGCCGGACGGATGGCTGGATTGTATGGGGAATGTTTATCGGCGCACTGATTACCATTCTGCTCGCCAATAATTTCAAGATTAGAGTGCCGAAACAGAAGCGCCGCCTCGTCCAAGGATTTGCCGGCGGCATCATTGCCGGATTCGGAGCCCGCCTGGCGCTGGGCTGCAATCTCGCCGCCTTCTTCACCGGCGTGCCTCAGTTTTCTTTTCACGCTTGGATCTTCATCGTTGCAACGGCCGTAGGAACTTATATCGGTGTCAAGGTGGTGAGCGCCAAGTGGTGGAAAGGCAAGCCTGTCCTCCGCAAAGGGAATACCGCTCCTCCTGCCAAGGAGCGCAGAAAGATTCAGCCGTATATAGGAGCCGCGCTCGCACTTTCTTATGCAGCGCTCATCCTATATTTCTTCTTGTCGGGCAAGACGATGCTCGGCGTTGCCGCCCTGTTCGGAGCCGCCTTCGGCATACTCATTGAGAGAGGACAGATCTGCTTTACTTCCGCGTTCCGGGATCTGTTCATCAGCGGCCGGGCTTTGATGACGAAAGCCATCACTATGGGGATGGCCGTAAGCTCCGTTGTCACCCTGATTATTATCGTGGCCTACGGCTTAGACCCGATTACGAAAATCGCCGCTCCAAGCACGTTCGTCGGCGGCGTTCTGTTCGGCATCGGGATCGTCATGGCGGCCGGATGCGAGACCGGCATGATGTACCGGCTGATGGAAGGTCAGGTTGTCTTTCTGCCCGTATTCATCGGCAACATCATTGGCGCGACCGCCCTCGCCTACGCGTGGGATCATATGGGCGTCTACAACCTTCTCGTGAAGAGCGGTTCGCCTGTCAATCTCATTGAGGTTATGGGTCCTGCCGGTGCGTTGATCGTAACGCTCGTCTTGCTGGGAGCAGGATTCGCCATTGCGGTATTCTGGCAAAGAAAGTACAGATTCGGAGTCGGCTTCAAGAAAGGAGACGTTAAACATGTCGGTTGA
- the yedF gene encoding sulfurtransferase-like selenium metabolism protein YedF has product MSVDYTLDIRGESCPYPVIYTLETLRDMKKGQLLQVISDCAAAFRNVPEEVVKHGYTMAQEPVKDGPEFSLFITA; this is encoded by the coding sequence ATGTCGGTTGATTACACGTTGGATATTCGAGGAGAATCTTGTCCTTATCCGGTTATTTACACACTGGAGACGCTTCGCGATATGAAGAAAGGCCAGCTGCTTCAAGTCATCTCGGACTGCGCGGCAGCCTTCCGCAACGTGCCGGAGGAAGTCGTGAAGCACGGCTACACGATGGCACAGGAGCCTGTCAAAGACGGGCCGGAGTTCTCCCTCTTTATCACCGCTTAA
- the rlmN gene encoding 23S rRNA (adenine(2503)-C(2))-methyltransferase RlmN produces MNKPSIYGLTFDQLAAWLLERGHRKFRASQVWDWLYRKRVTDFADMIDVNAACIQLLTEHYVIQTLTEHVKQESADGTVKFLFKLTDGNLIETVLMKHKYGLSVCVTTQVGCNIGCSFCASGLLTKSRDLSGGEIVEQIMKVQHHLDQAQQDEKVSHVVVMGIGEPFDNFNNLVDFLRVIIDHKGLAIGSRHITVSTSGIPDKIKAFADTKLQINLAVSIHAPNNELRERIMKINRAYPIEKLMPAIDYYLEHTNRRITISYILLRGVNDSRDHALELAELIGRERLANVNLIPYNPVDELDQYQRSDQEAVSAFYDTLKKQGISCSVRLEHGTDIDAACGQLRSKQIKESARTGQEQDAARLG; encoded by the coding sequence ATGAATAAACCATCCATATATGGATTAACCTTTGATCAGCTGGCTGCCTGGCTGCTGGAACGCGGACATCGCAAGTTTCGGGCTTCGCAGGTTTGGGATTGGCTGTACCGGAAGCGGGTAACCGACTTTGCGGACATGATCGACGTGAATGCGGCTTGTATCCAGCTGCTGACTGAGCATTATGTCATCCAGACATTAACCGAGCACGTCAAACAGGAGTCGGCGGACGGCACAGTCAAATTTCTGTTCAAGCTGACTGACGGCAATCTGATCGAAACGGTGCTAATGAAGCATAAGTACGGGCTTTCGGTCTGCGTCACGACCCAAGTAGGCTGTAATATCGGATGCAGCTTCTGTGCGAGCGGATTGCTGACGAAGAGCCGTGACCTGTCCGGCGGCGAGATCGTCGAACAAATCATGAAGGTTCAGCATCATCTGGACCAAGCGCAGCAGGACGAGAAAGTCAGTCACGTGGTTGTGATGGGAATCGGCGAACCATTCGATAATTTTAACAACCTGGTTGATTTCCTGCGGGTCATTATCGATCACAAGGGGCTCGCCATCGGTTCCAGGCATATTACGGTATCGACCAGCGGAATTCCGGATAAAATCAAGGCATTCGCCGACACGAAGCTGCAAATTAATCTGGCGGTCTCCATCCATGCGCCCAACAATGAACTCCGCGAGCGGATTATGAAGATTAACCGCGCCTATCCGATCGAGAAATTGATGCCGGCCATCGATTATTACCTGGAGCATACGAACCGCAGAATAACGATCAGCTACATTCTGCTGCGGGGTGTGAACGACAGCAGGGATCATGCGCTGGAGCTCGCCGAGCTAATTGGCCGTGAGCGCCTTGCGAATGTGAACTTGATTCCGTATAACCCCGTAGACGAGCTGGATCAATACCAGCGGAGCGATCAAGAGGCCGTGAGCGCATTCTACGATACGCTCAAGAAACAGGGGATCAGCTGCAGCGTCCGGCTGGAGCATGGAACGGATATCGATGCCGCCTGCGGACAGCTGCGAAGCAAACAAATCAAGGAATCGGCCCGTACGGGCCAGGAACAGGACGCTGCACGTCTTGGATGA